The following coding sequences lie in one Halomonas sp. 'Soap Lake #6' genomic window:
- the paaI gene encoding hydroxyphenylacetyl-CoA thioesterase PaaI, with protein MSDSSLTPQQLAEACAEAMFARDHASQGLGMRITRVAPGFAELTMTVRQDMVQGHGNCHGGFLFALADSAFAFACNSYDEATVASGCSIDYLGPGQLGDELTATAEERSRRGRTGIYDITLRNQRGDTVALFRGRSYKIRGSVRRLEDTDAENTAAGDNR; from the coding sequence ATGAGTGATTCCTCACTGACACCGCAGCAACTAGCGGAAGCCTGCGCCGAGGCGATGTTTGCCCGCGACCATGCCAGCCAAGGGTTGGGGATGCGCATTACACGCGTGGCACCCGGCTTTGCCGAACTGACCATGACCGTGCGTCAGGATATGGTGCAGGGGCACGGCAACTGCCATGGCGGATTTCTGTTTGCCCTGGCCGACTCCGCCTTCGCGTTTGCCTGCAACAGCTACGATGAAGCCACAGTAGCCTCTGGTTGCAGTATCGACTATCTCGGCCCCGGCCAGTTGGGTGACGAACTCACCGCCACTGCCGAAGAACGTAGCCGCCGCGGTCGCACCGGCATTTATGACATCACGCTGCGCAACCAGCGCGGCGATACCGTTGCCCTGTTCCGTGGGCGCTCCTACAAAATTCGCGGCAGCGTACGCCGCCTGGAAGATACTGACGCAGAAAATACTGCTGCTGGAGATAACCGATGA